A segment of the Zonotrichia leucophrys gambelii isolate GWCS_2022_RI chromosome 25, RI_Zleu_2.0, whole genome shotgun sequence genome:
cattctttttttttttgttcttcagatgtcattattattattattattatcattattattattatcatcattttttttctctcatccCGCCCGCTCTCCCTTCCtacccccacccccccccaatGCCCTGCTCTGTctattttaggaaaatattcTAATGGCCTGAGTGGCTGCCGCGTGGCAGACGGGGCACTCGGGATCAGTCCTCTCGCAGATCCTCACGGCACACTCCATGCAGAAGAGGTTGTGGCCGCAGGGCACCAGCGCGGCCGTCACCTCGCTCTCGAAGCACACCATGCACTCGCGGCTGCTGCCCACCGACgtccgggcggcggcgggcgtGCCCAGCTTGGAgaagccctgcaggggctccccCTGCGACCGCCGCGGCAGCCCGGACAGGCCGGGCTcggggatggaggaggagggcgAGCGGTGCGAGTTGGGGTGGATGGCGCCGGTGCTGCTGGAGCGCTGCTGCTTCGAGAAGAGCACCGAGACGGGGTTGGTGTTCTCCTGCCCGGCCCACATCGGGGCGCCCGACTCCGGCACCCCGTAGTACAAATCCTGCTTGTTCACACCGTAGTTGGGGAAGAGGTAACCGTAATTGAAGTCGTTTTGGTCGTTCAGCCGGGGGGTCTCGTAGACGGGGTCAACGGAGCAGTCGCCgatgcagcccaggctgttcTGGCGGAAGGTGGACAGGGGCTTGCAGCCCGGCGCCGGCGTGTGCACCCGCCAGGCCTCCGAGTAGCGGTTCTCCATGCCGGAGTcggggctgctggagaggaagTCGTTCTCGTTGTTGTACTCCAGAATCTTGCCCGTCCTCACCGCGATGTGCGTCTCGATCTCCTCGCGGGCGCGCTCCACGTTGCCCGGTGCGCCGGTGATCTCGAAGACGGGGTCCCGGTCCCGGCTGGGCGTGATGATGTAGGTGTTGGTCTGCTGCTGGATCCTCTTGATGGTGGCTCCCTTGGGGCCCACCACCAGCCCCACCACGCGGTAGGGCACGCGCACGCGGATGGTGACCTGCCCCGGCAGGGTGGGCGCGCTGCCGAAGGTGGTGCCCGCCTTGTTGCGCGAGGCCCTGATCATGGAGAAGTGCTCGGCCGCCGAGATGATCTCCCGCCGGGCCATGGCCACGTCCTCCCGCCGCCCCGTCACCATGAAGACCGGCTCCTCCCCTCGCACCGGGGTCTTGATGTAGGTGTTGGTCTTTGCCCGCAGGGCTTTGATCTTGCAGCCttgggaagagagagaagaaggcACAGCAGTTAACGAGGCTGCCCCACCAGGCCACCATCTCCTGTGCCACCTGGCAGCCACTGTGCAGGACGTGGAACAAGGGAAAGGCCCCTAACCCTGAGGGGAAATGCCAGAGGGAAGTCCATCCTCACCATTCCCACAGACTCCCTCCCTGAGGGGAAATGCCAGAGGGAGGCCCACCCTCACCATTCTCAGATTCCCTCTCTCAGGAGTGCCATGCTCCCCCATCCCCCAAAAGAGGGATCACCATtttgtgtgctgcagcccaCCACACCATCCCCCCTGACTGCCTTCCCTCAGCAGTCATCCCAAAGATCTCCCTTCCACCCACCCCAACACCATGGAGCAATGGGAGATCCACACCTGGTGTCAGTGGTCTCTGTGACAAggcctgtccccagagccccagggtggCCCCCCCAGTGACAGTGGTCATCCTtgggctctggggacagagctgaTGCCCTCATGGGGCAGCCTGGAGGTCACAGGAGAACAGAGAGATGCTGGTCCCACAGCCTGGATTGCCAATGTGGAGCCCTTGgccaccctgtgccagctcccaaGGGGAGTTGCCTTGACTCCGGAGGATTTTGGTACTActgaggaggttttggggtgaatacCATGAATTTCAGGGGACAAGTTTGTAGGGGAGTTGCAGAGATGCAGCAGTTTGGGCCTCCCCACTGCAGATAGGGCAGGACAGCAAATGCCAGCAGAGCTAGATGGCATGGGGCCAGGATTTGCTTTGGGGCTGAAACAGCAAGAaatggggcagggctgccctccTGTGAGCCCTAGCAGGCTGTGCAAAGActcctgctccaggtgctcaGACCCTCTGCTGAGATCACTGGCCATGTGGTGTTCTCTGTGTACCAGTATCCACATCCCAGAGCACACTGAGCCCATTCCCCAAATCTTAGAACCCACCAAGCCCATTCCCCAAATCCTAGAACTGACCAAGCCCATTcctccagctccccacagctcaGAAAACAGCCTTCTGCTTTCCCAAAAAGGACAAAAGACTTTCCAGTGTGTTTTGGCTTCCAAATGATCTTTTGGAGTGTCTTGATCCAGCTGGTTGGCTTCAGGTTCCCAGATGACACCAGGATGCCATCAACAACTAAGAGGTTTTACAGATGTGGCACAGTTCTCTAAACTACCCCTGGAGCCCTCCTTGCTGCTGTCCTGCCCCTCAAGAAGCCTCACTTTGTGCCCCAAGGCATTTCTGGCACAAgctccagggcaggctgggggttCCTCTGCAGGAGGTGTGCTCTGAGCTCAGATCAGAGGACACCTGAGCAGAGGAAAGTTAAAACCTGTGATTCTCCAGCGCAGATGAAGCAAGGTGAGCACTTTGCTGCGGTTTCCTGAGGATTTGGGTgtctgacagaaccagaggatgaggacacagcactgggacCTCTCTGAGATCCCCCAGCACCTCCTACCCCACCTTCCCTCCCCAGAAAAGACCATTTTCCTCTGACTACCCGACAcaccagcagcttttcctccaCACACCCCACTGACACCACACTTCAACACACAACGACCTGCAAACGCTGCCTCTGCAACCACCGAATGCGATtcctcagctcctgggctggattttattatttctacaGATCCTGATAAATAACAGCACCTCtcaggctggcagctcagggctgccaCTCATGCTCAGCCCTTCTGGAGAGACACAGGCTGGTGACATCGGGGTGCCCCCTGGGATGCCAGCAAGAACTGAACCCACACCTgtggcactggagcagcctggtgccACGAGAGCTGGCACAAACAGCTCCCTGGGCTcacaggtgccagggcagccactgcatccagcagtgcctggcgGGGAGCGCGCTCAGCGCGGGCACTGCCCTCGCAGTGCTGGCGCCGCTTGGGCACCGGGCATGGCATGGGCACGGAACCACAGGGGCATGGCACCATGTGGACACTGGGCATGGCACAGCAGGGGCATGGCACAGCACAAGAAGCGGGCAAAGCATCACTTGGGCACCGGGCATGGCACAGGAATGGCACCGCAGCGCACAGGCAGTGGGCACAACACAGCAGGGGCATGGAACCGCACGGGCACCAAGCACGGCACCATGTGGGCACTGGGCATGGCATGGCACAACACCGCACAGGCAgtaggcacagcacagcacgggcATGGAACCCACAAGCACCGGGCGTGGCACCATGTGGGCACCGGGCATGGCATGGGCACTGGACATAGCacagcaggggcacagcaccGCGTGGGCATGGAGCATGGCatcccatgggcacagcactgcacaggcaCTGGGCTCAGCACCACGTGGGCAGCAGGCACAACACCACACTTGCATGGCACCACACAAGTACCAGGCACGGCACGGGCATGGCACCACATGGacaacaggcacagcacagcacgggcACCGTGCAAGCATCAGGCATGGCACAGCACGGTCACGGCACCACACAagcactgggcacagcatgGGCATGGCGCTGCTGggacactgggcacagcacagacaccGGGCACAGCACGGCACCACATGGACACTGGGCACGACACCaggcatggcacagcacaggcactgggcacagcacagcacgggcATGGCACTGTGTGGACACCAGGCATGGCACAGCACGGGCATGGCACCACAGGGACACCGGGCATGGCACCACACGGGCACCGGGCACAGCACGGCACCACATggacactgggcacagcaccgTGCGGGCACCATGCATGGCACAGCACGGGCATGgcaccacagggacaccaggcaTGGCACCACGTGGGCACCAtgcatggcacagcacagacactggGCACAGCACGGGCATGGCACTGCATGGACACCAGGCATGgcaccacagggacaccaggcatggcacagcacagacactggGCACAGCACGGGCATGGCACTGCATGGACACCAGGCATGGCATAGCACGGGCACGGCACCACAGGGACACCGGGCATGGCACCAGGCATGGCACAGCACGGGCACGGCACCACAGGGACACCGGGCATGGCACCACACAGGcaccgggcacagccctggccagccatagccccacacagcccctggcacagccgtGAGCCCACTGCCCCTCAGAGGGTCTTGGCAGCAGCACGGGACACACGCTGGTAAATCAGAGCTTCACTGTCAACTCCTGCTGTGATTTTGAACTCCTCAGAGCCACCTCAGCTCCCCGAGCCTCATTTCCCGtttctggagcaggaattgctgtctcctgccttgtgctcccacaaaattcccattcATGCTCCACATCACAGCACTGTACTCAAGCCATCTCTGAAACAGGAATTCCACACTCCTGGGGAATGGAAATGCCACAAAAAAGGATCTGGGAAAATCCCTAAATCCAAACCAAATCCACCCCTCACCAAATGCAATGTAGCTCACGGGTTACTCCCCGGAGTTTGCACCCTGAGGTAGATTTGTGATGCTTTGTTGAGTAAAGTTTGCAAACAGCCCATGTGGAGCAGTGGTCAGGCAGTGGTGTGCTGTCAGCTCCAGGAAACTCAGAGGACAGGACCTCAGTGAGCCAGGCACAACTCAACTGTAGGAAAAAGGCACAACTCAACTATAGGATAAATAATAATAAGTAATAAAGGCGCATCCCAAGGAGAGCTGGATAAATTCTTGAGAGGTCACCCGTgccctctggcagccctggcagggtgggctgtccctgccccaccgCTGGCAGAcatttccctgcccctctcctgtgctgctccctccctctccaaAGAGGGAGATTCCATCTTAGGAAGATTAACCGAGATGCCACCATTTCCCCAGGGATATCACCAGAGCATCGCGTGGAAAAGACAGGGGGGTGTTCACAGCAAGCATCAAGCTGAAAATGCCTCCCTGTGCATCACCccgggctgcaggagctccgtGGAATTCCGCAGTGACCCGAGCTCTGCCTCTGGAGCCAAGCTCGCTCTCCTGCGCAGAAAAGACCTCGGGCAGGCGTGTGGCATggatgggattggggctggCATTGGGGCTGGCATTGGGGCTAAgattggggctggatttgggctCCGTGCTGTTCTCAGCTGTGGGACAATGACAGCAtgtgggggacagggatgtgagCCCGGCAGGACAGGAAACAATCACAGAGCCGACAGGGAGGgtcaggcaggcagagctgtgacaaaGGACCAGGGCTCCATGCTGGGGACAGATGGAAGGGAGCAGTGGCAAGGAATCCACATGAATGAGGGCAAATGTAAGCATGTTACGCGAGCTGGAGGAGCGGGAGGGAGTTGGGCATGGAGCAAAGGTGGTGGAAATTGAGGGAGAGGCACACCCTGATGCCTCCaagggaggaggagaatgaGGTGCGTGGGAGCAAAGCCAAAGACACCCCAAAAGGGCAAAAGGAAGGTGGGCAAGGAGAGAGCACGGcgagagggaggggaaggaggatgtGGAACGGACAAAAGGACGCGTGGTGCAGTCGGTGGTGTGAGaagggggggaggagggagggtcTCTGTGCAGGCCTGCAGACGGGAAAGCCAGCTTTGTGGAGACAGACAGATGGGGATCCTGTGCTTAAAAACGGGAGAAAATCACCTCCTAGGAAATTAGACCAACCCCAGCAAGCCCAGAGGGCTCAGCAGCCCtgacctccagcagctctgacctGGCACAGACAATGGGCAAACCATCAGCAGCCCAAATCCAGAGAACTCCACAACTTCCAGGGGTGCTGCACTGGTTTTTTACATCAGCTAAAACCAGGCTGGGCTTAAACGTGATTTACTCACTTAGTGCCAAGGTTTCAGGCCCATCTCAGCCCCATCCCTGACTGCTTTGCACACTAAAAAGGGGCTGAGCCTCCTTTGAGATCCCCCTGCTCTGATGGAGCTCAGCTGGATCAGGATGTGGCCCCAGCCAGATGGGCAGCACACCCCAATGTGCTTATTCCAAACAAAATTCATCCTGCATGGGGTGGTTTCTGACACTTTCCCTTCGTGCATAACTGAAATTTGAAAACACTGTGTAACAAAGCATTTTACTCGGGGGATTATTCAAAGGGGAGGGAGGTGGAAGGGAGGGGATTGCCTGGCAGGTGGTGTCAAAATGAAGCTGAGGGAAGAAAGGGACCATGAAACATAACTTGGTCTATGTTCTTATGGCAGTGCACAGACATCAGTGTGTCGATCCCTGGCAGACCCCTGCCACTTAGATTTTTATATTAAACAGAGAATTAAGCCCTTTCTCATTGTGTTTCCACAGCCTACCTTCTATTATCCTGGGTTTTGTCAATAAAGCAGAtcccaaagcattccatgaaGGAGGCTATAAGCTCAGTTCCTCCTCtcatccttttttctctttaatttcacTGATTACCAATTGACTCAAAGTAAACGTGTTTGCAAATTACCTGAGTACATCACAAACATTCCCACACAGGACCAAACCCTGGAGGAGTGGAGAGCCTCTGGTGCCCAGACCAGTCAGCTAACTGGAATTAATCCGCAGAGCAGCCATCTCTggctgaaaacacagaaataaattgagTCTACACATTGCCAAGATGGGTGGTGGGGGGTCAGGGGGAGATCTGGATGCACGGccaccttctctctctctctttcccctgcATCAGGGCAACAAATCCATCAAAATCAACAGAGAATGCTCCAGGAGCTTGGTTCACCTCTCCAGCAAAGACAAGGGACACCAGGGTGCTGGATGCATCTGATCTAGCtgccaaacccatcccaaatgTTCTCACTCTGAGCAGCCCCAAACCAGTGTGTTTTCACAGGGTTTACCCCAAGGTGCTGCTCCATCAGTGGGCAGAGGATGATCAGTGCATGGAAGGgatgtgcccagcacagcaccacgGTGACAATGCCACCAGGACAGTGCAGTGGCACACTCAGCTGTGCCTGTCTGTGGAGCAGATCCCTCAGATAATTTCACTTTGGTGTAAATTCAGAGTTAGACCTGCTGATGACCTTCTCCTCGGTGCTGGGACAAGGCCAGATCCTGCACAGGTATATTCCGCCACTGATGCAGAGGGGAGGCTCCCACCTGGCACCAACGGCACCTCCATGCCAGGAGCATGACCCTGACCCTGGAAGCACCAAGGGAGCTGTACCAGCCACAGcaaacagctccagagccaaCCCCAAGCGGCATCTTTTTGTTTGATTGACTGCGTCgtggttttattttggaaaacacaCCCCACAAATCACTCCAGGTCCTGATATTTCATGTTTTCATCAGATACAAAGTAATCTCTGCAGACAAAAGCTTTTCAAGCCCTCTCCTCATTTCTGGCAAGGCGCCGATACAAATTACACCTGCAAATACCCCACCAGTCCCttctggcactgccagtggGGTGCAAGAGGGTCTAAGGGCACATTAGAACTTGGTCCTTTTTTCCTATTGTAGTCATAAAATTGAAGAGGAtcataaaataaacaacccTCAGCTACCTCGGGTAAGGTGGGGCATTCTTTCCCCCGTTAACATGAAAGCCTTGTTAAAAGACAAGCACACAAAGAACTTCACAAATAAACCCTACTGACGGCCTGTGGGGTAAGGTTTTGCTGCATCGAAAACCCGATGAAAGTGgtgtcaaaaaaacccacaaatgcACACAAAAGGACCACAACCAACCAACTAAATCTCTTTGCACGGAGGGTTTATTGTCCTGATGATGCAAGTTGTGTTTACAAGAAcgggaaaaaaaacaccacccaACGCACACCATGCCAGGAAAACCAGCGACTGCCTCATTCCAGCGCGGCGATTTTACGCTTTTTCACATTGTGATGAAAGTTGTTtatgaaacaacaaaaaaaaaccacaaagaaaaaggggaaaaaacaaaaaacactaAACAGCATCAAGCCTAGAGGCACAGACAACCCTTGTGCGGCGGAGCAAAGTTGGGAAGCGGAGCCCCCGGTGCGGAGTGGGTGTGCCCGTGGCACGGCTCGGTCCCGCACGGCTCCAGCcgagccggggccgggcggagcGGGGGAAGCGGGGCACGGCGAGCGCGGGGGGACGCGGGCAGCGAGGGAGGGGGCTGCCAGACAAAGGCGGGGGCCCCCACCCAATGCCAGCGCCGCTTTCTTCCCCACTGCCCTAGATTCCGGGCGGCTGCGCTGCGGTTCACTCGGTCAGCGCCGCACCGGCCGCCCGAGCGCTGCGCGGGGAGCGTGCGTGGCTCCCTCGCAGAAAATTCCCTttgtctccctctctctctccctcccagaGCCGTTCTCTCCTCCCACCTCCGGTTCAAACGGCACAAAGTCGATGCCGCTCCGCACTTTTCCCCCCGCGGTGTAAATTCGGAGTAATTCTCGTTAACACTTTGTAACAATCCGATACCGACTGCAAAATCTTTCCCTCCCTTTCGGGCCCATCccgagctgctggagcagccttcAGACCTCAGCAGATCGGGTGGATTTCGAGCCAAGATTTCCATGAAACAAGGAGACAAGAAGATCTGCCCCCCTCGCTGCTCCTCGGATGCTGTACATACATCCACCTCCACAGGGTGGGTGGGGGAGCTGCCATCATCAGACTTCCTCAATGGAAAAGGCTTCCTCGgactatttttaaatgctgaaagcATTGGAGCATGTTTGGAGCTACACAAAGAACCCAATCACCTTGGGTTTAGTGGAGCCTCTTGTTATTTGACTTCACCTTGCCAAGAAAGAGCAATTTATGTTAAGATCCTCTCTCGCATAATCTCATTCCTGGTGACAACAGGCTGGttggagcaggctgggagatgctgcatCAAAGGGTGTCTGTGAGTACAGGTGACAATGGATGCTATTACTGTGATGAGACCAAGAACCCTTAGAAGGACCAAAAATCCTTAAGAGAGTCCAAAAATCCTTACAGGGAAAGTGTTATCTGGGAGTGGGCGCAGCACGAAGCCAAAGCAACCCCACGGCTTCTCCCGacacctgcacacaccaggCACACAAAGAACCAGCACCATGTCTCCCTGCCCACAACATCTGGCCTCAAACGTGCCCTTCAGCCTCTCCCCTGGCTGCAGCGACAGCGGCCCAGCTTGTCTGTGGGAGCAGGCAGAAAAGTTGGATACAAATCTTGATCTGGCTAATCCACACCCACCTCGGGTCACTTTTAGGAAAGAGCTGCAGCGCCTGAAGATTTCTGCCCCTTCCTAATTTCACAGCCTGCACAACCAAAACATGGTGCCCTTCAGACACTCTGCATTCCTCCCAGCACCCACACCCCATCTCAACACACACCCCTTGATGTCCCACCATCTCCAGAAAAACCTGCTGCAAACCCCTCCAGTGCTTTGTCTTTACAATTTCATGGGCATGGCCGtgagagccagcagagccatgGACAGGCTGTTGCAGGCAGGACACCCACAATGAGGGGTGGCAGGAGGAACACAAGGGCCACCAAGCCCCCGGATGTGTCACACAGGCCCCAGGGAGCACTGGCCGTGCCATGGGGCACACCAGGAGGTTTGGTCACCCAaactcagcacagctggattcACACACATGCCAGGGGAAGGGGGTGACCTGCAGGAGCCCTGACTCAGGCAGACTCACCCCTGATACGTCCCACAGAAGGACAGGCATGGAGGTCACGGCTCCACCTCCAGCCAGGGAAGGGGTGTCACCACCAACCATGCCCAGTCAAAGGGATTCTTGTGACTTCATCCCCTcgtttttcctttccctgtttcctgcCCTCCAGTTTGCAAAGCAGCCCTTGGCACATCCCACCAGCCACCCAGCTCTTTGCCACGGACCCAGGGGCACCAGCCTGgccagttcccaccaatcccCCTTTCCACAGCCACCACCACCTCACCCCAGGCCAGTCCCCCACCCCAGCTGGCTCGTGGCTCAAATTCAGAGCAcaaagcagccccagcacaaaCTGGAGCAAGGATTCCAGCAGGCCATTGGCTCCTCCAGGGCACGTTCACAGCtcctggggaaagcaggagctgccaggctcagGTCGAGTTCCTGCAGCATCCTTGCTTGGAGTGAAGCCACCCCCTCTGCCACAATTACACCTCTTCACAAACCACTCTTACAGGCATTCCAATAAAAATACATCGGGCTTGAGCATTATTTACACTTAAGTGCCTTTTCAGTGCTTTGGCAAAGTGAGGAGTGGCCTGATAGCAGGTGGAATTCCTGTGgccaggtccctgtgcccagatCCAGGCCTCTCATATCCACACCTGCCTGTGAGGAACACTTTAATAGATGGTTGATGTTATTATAAAATAATCTGAAGGGAGAGTGtgtttcttcagaaaataataaGTTGAAGAAAAAGCTAAACCCTGTTACCAAGTAAagc
Coding sequences within it:
- the MEX3A gene encoding RNA-binding protein MEX3A, whose translation is MPSLVVPGIMERNGGFGDLGCFGGSGKDRALLEDDRALQLALDQLCLLGLGEPSSSSSSSAVVLVEDSNNNNNNPPPPPPQQPPPPPPPPQQPPPPPPPPPPAAPKGSAAPSAGAAEPKLCALYKEAELRLKSSSNTTECVPVPSSEHVAEIVGRQGCKIKALRAKTNTYIKTPVRGEEPVFMVTGRREDVAMARREIISAAEHFSMIRASRNKAGTTFGSAPTLPGQVTIRVRVPYRVVGLVVGPKGATIKRIQQQTNTYIITPSRDRDPVFEITGAPGNVERAREEIETHIAVRTGKILEYNNENDFLSSSPDSGMENRYSEAWRVHTPAPGCKPLSTFRQNSLGCIGDCSVDPVYETPRLNDQNDFNYGYLFPNYGVNKQDLYYGVPESGAPMWAGQENTNPVSVLFSKQQRSSSTGAIHPNSHRSPSSSIPEPGLSGLPRRSQGEPLQGFSKLGTPAAARTSVGSSRECMVCFESEVTAALVPCGHNLFCMECAVRICERTDPECPVCHAAATQAIRIFS